In Nostoc piscinale CENA21, the genomic stretch TGATTTAGACTACGAACGCTGGGACGAGCAGATAGAACAAGACATCGAAGATGGTAAATTAGAGGCGCTTGCTCAAGAGGCGATCGCTGAGTTTGAAGCAGGGCATTGTCGAGAAATTTAATGCACTATACAACGCGACGGTTTTGGCAATGCTACAACGCCTTACCTGAAAGTGTTCAGCAGTCAGCAGATGAATGCTACAAGTTGCTCAAAGTTGACCCATCTCATCCGTCCTTGCATTTCAAGAAGTTGGGCAACAAGTATTGGTCAGTTCGTGCAGGGTTAAGTTACCGAGCTTTGGGTGTTGAAGTCGAAAATGGGATTTCCTGGTTTTGGATTGGAACACATACAGAGTATGACAAGTTGATTAGCAACTTTTAGAGCAGCATAACCTTTATTAGTCAATGGAATTTTACAGGATTGGATACAGGAGCGATCGCAAGTTTTAAAATCTAGCTAACAGGCGATCGGTAACTGCTGACTAGGAAAATTAAACACATAAGCAACTCGTCTCAGACAAAGAGAGTTTCGGTTTTAAAGATTATGCCTGTTCATATCTAGCCCCCTTGTCTCTCAGAAGCAGAGGAAAATGATAGGCAAAGCTATTTGAGATAAATCCATTCATGTCTAGCCCCCTTGTCTCTCAGAAGTAGAGGAAAATGATAGGCAAAGCTATTTGAGATAAATCCATTCATGTCTAGCCCACTTGTCTCTCATTTTTTAATAAATATTGATATCTATGTTATTTGACGTTAATATACAAGCATATATTAATGTCAAATCAGAGCGACTGGGGGTGTAGAGCAGTGGAACTCAATCTAGATAACGCAGTAAACTACCACTACGGTAAATTTCCACCGGGTCGTCTAGATTATGAAAAATTTATAGCGTCATTAGTGAAAGCAACTGATGCTGTCGCTCGATATGACCAGATGCTAAAAAATATGCACAATAGTGAAATACTCTTAGCACCTCTAAGGAACCAAGAAGCCGTTATATCCTCAAGAATGGAAGGCACCGTTAGTACAATGGATGAGATTCTAAAGTACGAAGCAGATCATGATGACAAATTAGAAGTTTCCCCAAATGTTAGATCGGAAGTTATAGAGACTCTACTTTATCAAAGAGCACTAAAGTCAGTTCAGAAAATGATGAAAGACGGCTATCCTCTTTCTCTATTTTTGATAAAAACGATTCATGAGAGGTTGTTATGGTTTGGTCGAGGATCATCAAAGTCACCAGGTGAATTTAAGAAAGAGCAAAATTACATAGCAGACACATTAAAAAGGAATATATTGTTTGTTCCAATTAGTCCTGAAAAGCTACAGGATGGGTTGGATGAACTATTTAAATATATTGACCACAGCGACCATCCAATATTAGTGAAAACTGCTATAACGCATGTTGAATTCGAGGCATTACATCCCTTTAAGGATGGCAATGGACGCATAGGTAGAATGTTAATTACGTTAATGCTATGGTTCTTTGGAACAATATCAGAGCCTCATTTCTACATTAGTGGTTATTTAGAGGAAAACAAAGGTTTATATATAGATGCTATGCGAAATGTTTCTGAAAATAATGACTGGGAAGGATGGAGTAACTTCTTTCTAGAAGCAATTGAACAACAGGCAATTAGAAATCTTGAGATTGCGGAAAATATAAGTCAGTTATACGAAAAAATGAAAAATATATTTTCAGAAAATCTATCCTCAAAATGGAGTCTAAATGCTCTTGATTTTGTATTTACGAATCCAGTCTTCAGGAACAATAAATTCACAACTAACAGTGGTATTCCACCTGCCACTGCTGCAAGATTCACTAGAATACTTCTGGAAAAAAATCTTCTTACGACACTGGAAGAAGCATCTGGAAGAAGACCAGCCCTATACTCTTTTGAACCACTAATGGAACTTGTTAGAGTTTAGTATAAAATGTGCCTAGAAATCAAGCTACACCAGAACGTAACAGGTTAACCTGCTGAGTTACCAAGGTTATTTGCGTTCGGTGAGCGTAACCATTAGTCAATGGAATTGTACAGGATTGGATCAGGGAGCGATCGCAAGTTTTACTTCACTCTCACAAAGCTCAAGAGTGATTAGGGCTACTATATGAGTGATTCGAGTTATATTACATACACCACAATGAGTGAATCTGAAGATATACATGAAATTTCCACGCAAGGAGAGTCCTTTTCAACAGAGTTATCATTCAAATGGATAAATCCCACTCCTATTGAAGCGGGGGAATTGATAGCTCCTGCAAGGCTGTCATCTGAGGCAGCCCGAATATTTGCAGCGTTACACCTTATATTAAAAGACCTAACGTTTGCTGAAGAATGTTGGAAGGCTGCGGACGATATCGGAATACCAGATAATAAAAACCTCCACTCAAAAGCATTGATATTCTCAGGAGTAGTTGGTTACGCACGCTGCTTCAAATCTGGAGTTCGGGCGCTTAAGCTTACCCCGACATATTTATATAATAAAGGAGTTCCCTTCGACAACGAGATCCACGATTACCTCATTGCATTGCGGGACAAGCACGTTGCACATTCGGTGAACGACTTTGAGCAGTGTGAAGCTGTCGCAATAGTGATAGGAAAACCTGACACTGGATGGCGTGACGGTAGCGGAATTGGAGTAGTCAAACAGCGTTCAGTTGGAATATCACGGACACTCGTTCAAAGGGCAATATCGCACATAAACAGTCTATGCCAGTTCCTTGAAACAGAACTATCAGCCCAGCGTGTTGCTATTTATGCAGAGTTTAAAGCAAATTTTGAAAAGACCGGAAAGTGGGAGATGACTCCAATTATAAAGTTGTCAGATCGCAGCAAGATTACGGAACGACGTAGTTGATGCTCATAAGTAGGGAACCTAACCATTCGAGCAGAGCGGACTGCTGAAAGATATTGGTATATTACGAGAGGTTACTGGCCGTCGAGCCAGTGAACCGGTCATCCTCTCTGCGCCTCTGCGCCTCTGCGTGATATTTCTTACCATTGATTGAAGACAAACTCACCTCACATCAGCAAACTGAAGTGGTACGCGCAAGGATAAAATCAGGCGAAACCATGAACAGACGTAAGGAACTCTTTCGTGTCATCTTGGCAATATCAATCATCATCGTCGGTATTACACATTTTGTACTACCGCAACCTTACGTGAAAATCATGCCGCCACAACTGCCCTATCCTTTAGGATTAGTTTATCTAAGTGGCTTTTATGAGATTTTAGGTGGTATTGGGTTATTAGTTCCGCCAGTGAGTCAAGCCGCAGCTTGGGGACTAGTGATGCTATTTATTGCTGTGTTCCCTGCT encodes the following:
- a CDS encoding Fic family protein, which gives rise to MELNLDNAVNYHYGKFPPGRLDYEKFIASLVKATDAVARYDQMLKNMHNSEILLAPLRNQEAVISSRMEGTVSTMDEILKYEADHDDKLEVSPNVRSEVIETLLYQRALKSVQKMMKDGYPLSLFLIKTIHERLLWFGRGSSKSPGEFKKEQNYIADTLKRNILFVPISPEKLQDGLDELFKYIDHSDHPILVKTAITHVEFEALHPFKDGNGRIGRMLITLMLWFFGTISEPHFYISGYLEENKGLYIDAMRNVSENNDWEGWSNFFLEAIEQQAIRNLEIAENISQLYEKMKNIFSENLSSKWSLNALDFVFTNPVFRNNKFTTNSGIPPATAARFTRILLEKNLLTTLEEASGRRPALYSFEPLMELVRV
- a CDS encoding DoxX family protein encodes the protein MNRRKELFRVILAISIIIVGITHFVLPQPYVKIMPPQLPYPLGLVYLSGFYEILGGIGLLVPPVSQAAAWGLVMLFIAVFPANINMAVNHIKIETIPYSDSTWVQAIRLPLQAVLIAWAWWYTRPSDKEIQASLIPKSLIPKELD